The Canis lupus baileyi chromosome 5, mCanLup2.hap1, whole genome shotgun sequence region GTAGATGTTTTCAAGTCACCATTTAGTTATTCTCCCGTCAGTGGATATGTGGGTGGTGTTCAATTTTTTGATACCACAAGGGACGCGCTGCAGCAAatatccctgtgtgtgtgtgtgtgtgtgtgtgtatatatatattcttccccCACTTTCATAaacattctgtaaaaaaaaaaaaaaaaagtagattgagGGTATCTTTTCTGCCTCTTAAGTATTTTGTGTCTCCTGGGAGATTATAATTGCCTGATGATATTTGTAGGTTTTGGCATCTCAGGCTTTGAACTTTTCCCGTTAATGTTGTATCAGACCCAAGGGTGTTTCTGCCTAGGATGGTGGTTTTTCACTTTGCGGGGGAAGACATGGTTGGCAGTAATGTCCCGAACATCATGGAACCCGGGTTCTCAGCCTCAGCTAGCAGGAAACTGGCTGTGGGACACAGTGTTCGGATCCTATTACCTTCCCCATGAGAGGGGCTGATGATCCCAGCCGTGCCCACATATGGGGGCATGTTTTGGGGTCTCCTGATGTCCTGGATGCAAGCCCTCTGGGTACAGGTCGCCAGGCTGGGCTTGTCCTCACCACCCTGttgtcttctttcttattttctccccGGCAGTGATGTCTCCTGCCCACAGCAGCTTCTGGCAGTTTCAGAGGATGGTCAAACACATCACAGGGCGGAGCGCCTTCTTCTCGTATTATGGATATGGCTGCTACTGTGGTCTTGGGGGCAAAGGGACCCCCATGGATGACACTGACAGGTGAGTCCAGAGGCTCCAGGCCTGCCTTCCTCTGATTTGCACTGAAACCCAAGCcttcggggtggggtggggggggcagggtgtTAGGACTCTCGCACTGCAAGGAGCAGAAGCCCGTCTGGTTTGCCGCTCTGCAGCCGCCATCTTGAAGCTCTTGTGTTGGAACAACACGCCCCGAATTCTCATTTTGCACCAGGCCTCGAAAATTATCTAGTCAGTCCTGCTCAGAGCCCCAGAAACATTTGCACTTCTCAAACGTCACAGCAAACGTGATCTTCTCTCAGCAACCCAGTTTTTAGGATTAGAGCACAGCAAGACTGCCCTGCTGTCTCCCGGGCCTAATTCCACATTCCGGGAGAGAGAATCCCGGTGGCCCAGTTTGGAAAAGTTGTCCATCTGGGCGAGGCCACATGGTCCAACGTGGCTGCCAGGCCTACTCTTCAGCATGGGGATGGGGAGCGTGAGTCCCAAGAAAAAGTGGAGGTTGGCATAACCTGGCGAGGGCATGGGGAGGTAGGTGACAGATAGTTTGCACGTCATTCATTTGAAGGGAGAAGCCAGGTGTTTCTTGCCACTTTGAACCTCACGTGGACAAATACGTACCTGCTGCAGGGACTGAAATGTCGCTCTTGGAGCTTGATTCCTCTGGGCTGGACTCCTGAGAGCATGGAATATTCTAGCGGGAGGGACCCCAGAGCCCTGCAGGGGACCTGACACTACCCATCATGTGTGATTTGCATATAGGGCCTAACTTAATCCTTACATCCAGTGGCCCGGGCAGTTACTATCCCCATCTTACAGGCGCCAACCGTCAAGACCTGCTAAACCTCCTGGCAATGTCTAAAGACACACCAGCCCCTGAGTGGCCAAGTCAGGATCTGAACAAGAATTTGCTCATCCCCCAGTCCCGGCCCATTGAGGCTCTGCGCCTCCCCTTTCAAGCCCAAAGGCTGATGAGAATTTTAAAGCACCATGAGACAAAGATGACAAACAGCAAAGAGCCCACTTGCAGGGAGTGATGAGGACAGGAAGGACCGAAGTGTCTGGTCCGGAGCATTTGCTTTTCCCTGTCTTGGAATCCAGCCCCCGGTCTCggccctcctgcccttccttccctggCCAAGGCAGGCCcacctgttttctcttcttggtGCTCTCCCTTTTCCTGCTCCAGGCCACTTTGAACATCGTGAGAACAAAATCTAAAGGACTCTGGGGGTTTTTGCTGAGCCCTGTCTCCTCAGGGACTatcacagtgcttggcacatagcgGGTGCTTAGGAAAAAGTTCATTCCATGAATGACCGAGTCCCACGGACCTAGGTTTTGGCCCCAGGTCTCTCATTTTCCAGCTGGATAATTTTAGGAAATTCCCCTCTTAGGATCTCATCTCCTCCTCTACAAAAGAGGGATGATGATCACACTTCGCGGGGTTTCATAGAGGAGCTAATGAGGTAGCAGAAGTTTCTAGAAAGAGCTCACTGCCAGTTAGTGGTTATGtttatattgttaatatttttagggACTTCCCTCCTTATTGTCAATGCCGTCTCGCTCcagggaggagatgggggagTCCTTTCCAGATTGCACCCTCCGTCTCCACCCTGCTGATGCCCCAGGGCCCACCCACTGGGGAAACCCCTCACCCCCTCTGGTCTGGCCCCCAGATGCTGCCTGGCGCATGATTGCTGCTACGGGAAGCTGAAGCAGCTCGGCTGCCAGCCTGTGCTGAACGGCTACCAGTTCCACATCGCCAACGGGACCGTGGTTTGTAAGTAGCCCTCTCTATGGGGAAATGGCTTTGAACCCGGGCCTCTCCTTAACGTCTGCCTCCTGGCAGAGGCGTGCTTTGTGACAAAAAGTGACAATTCTAGGAATCAGAGCTTCCTGGGAGCCCTTGCTTGGTCTCTGGTCTCTCCTGTCCACGCTGTCTCTCTAGCACCCTCTGGGAGCATGCAGCCCCATGCCTGGGGTATAGTActtgctcaataaatagttgttgactTCAGATTACACTGAATCTTGCAGCTTTGCCTGGCAACTGTTGCCGTTGAGAACATTCCTCCTTAGGTCTGTCATGTGTCACCTAAGCAGCTCATCTGTCTTTCGGTTggacaaatatttgttaagggTGACTACATGCCAAGCATGGGTAGGTGCCCTGGGAGACACAAAAGTAAATAGGAAGGGTCAGGGAAGGGAACTCATGTGTCATCGAGGCCATTCAAGGAAGAGAGCAAAGGACAGGGTGGGCCAGTACTGAGTGTCCAGCAGGTGGGGAGTGGCCCCTGATACCCTAGAGCATATCTCTGGGGCTGCtagggtgtgggtgtgtgtaggGCAAGTTTGGTCAAAGCACATTTGAAGTCACTGGGCCTTCTCGTGAATGCCCTTCATTCCAATGGCACCAGTGGTTTGAATGCCCTTTAGGGCAACTGGCTTCCTACCTGGCCTTGTGGAGGTGCATGGACCCCTTTCCTCCCTGTGCGTATTTGTGCTCAGCTATGAATGTGTCGTAGTTCACCTGTCTCTTCCCCAGGTGAGGGAACCGccacctcccttcccttcctctctgctcagAGCCCAAACCCCAGCGCCTCCTACCCAGAGCCCCAGCTCAGGACACAGCAAGATTGACCAAGCGTTAGGGCTGTGGGGTGTCCGTGGTCCAGTGATGAGACCTGagtcttggggggtggggggctcagacccctgcttctcagcctccatggcccccagcccccaggcacACTGTCGACAGGGAGAATCCTCTTTTTCCCACGTGAGTTCAACGAGGCTTCTGTGTCGGAGCTCTCTGGCCATGACTGTGCTCACACCAGAGCAATGCGTCTTCTGGGAGGTCCCCCAGGCCGCGTGCAGGGGATGGGATCCGGACCTAGTGAGGGGTGGGGGCCAAGGGAAGGAGGTCGGAGGTTTCCCCCAAAGTATTGTTGACTTTGGCACATGATGCCATTGGAGGCAGAGACCGACTTTCTGGCAGCCTCTTCCCACCTttccgggcctcacctggcagGAGTCGGGGTTTGGActgggtgcacacacacacaaaaggggCTTCTGACTCTTCTCAGCCTGGTTTATGGTCTCACTTCCCTATGGTTTCTTCTCATCTCTTTTCCTCTTGATCATAACATATGTCATGTCAAGCGTTACCTTAAAGTGCTTGAAAAGTTATCACTTTTAGAGAAAATGTACTTGAGGAGCTCTGTCCTCTGATGCCCCCATAAGGTTCAGGGactgaggaagaagggaaaaggtgATCTGAGGAGGGAAGTGGAAATTCAGTAGGTGCAGAAGACCTGCCTGCACCCTGGTCCCAGGCTCAGGGCAAGCCTCTGCCCTCTGCACCTggagcagcttttttttttttttttctttgagcagCTTCTTTAGCAATCCTCTTGCCCCTCCCATGTAGGGCCAGAGCCACAGCATGGGGGCCCCAGGAGATGCAGGAGAATGATCTGGGGTAGAGGCTgtagcccaccccccacccccgaggtGGCACATGGAAACATCTTCTGCTTGGCACCTgctgggtggtggtgggaagTGCAGGCAGGGGCTGAGAGCTGGGCTGGAAAGTTTGCAGCCTGGGCTGTGCTTTCCACCGATGCTGCCAGGAAGCCAGTTGCTCCCAAAGCTTGAGCAGACCTTCTGGACTCCAGAGCCCTGCTTAGGGAGTTAGCACGGGGAGGAGACGGATGCTTCCCCATCACCACCAGGGCATCACCATCCTCCTCCTCAGCTGCCCCAGCCAGTGCGTACCAGGCCAACTCCCCCATCCGCCCCACTCCACCTGCCAAAGCCCTGCTACCAGGAGCAGGGCTAGGAGCTGGGTGATCTGGGTTCTCATCCTGGGTCTGCTGCTGCTACATGCTGAGCCCACGAACCAGACCCAGTCACATTCATTTACTCATCCACTATTGCTTGAGTGCCTACTGGATGCCCATCCAGGGCCAGCGCTGTGCATGGGCCAGGGCACAAAGCAAGGCAGCCTTAGGTCCTGTTTTCCTGGCATTCTCCAGGGCTGAAAGCGCCCTTAGAGACCCTCTAGACCAACCGCTCATTGTAGGGAcgggaggctgaggcccagagggcataaGAGTTTGATCTGAGTAACAGGCAACATTAAAACACATGTGTCTTCAGCCTTTCCAATGCTCTGGAACATACTGCTTGGCCTGAGTTTCCTGGGCTTGATATACATAAAATAGgtataaatgtacataaaatatacataaaataggtATATTAGCAACAGCTTCAGTCTGTGAGCATCCGTGATAGACACTTTACACACAGCACCATAACCTCCAGGATACATCTTTGAGGTGTGGGCATGGTTATCAAGAGGgatcctgaggctcagagaggttagctGAGATGGCCACGGTCCCACAGCCAGGAAAAGAAGAGCCGCAAGTTGGACCCACATTGTCTGGCCGCAGAGCTGGTGCCCCTGTCTCACACTGCGCTCCCCAGCAGCATGGGGCTGACGGGAGGGTGTTGGGGGGATGCACTTTGTTCCCATGAATGCAAGTCTTGCTGTCAGCAGCATGCTCATCAGAATGCTCATTGCCAGCCCAGGGGACAGAGAAAAGCAGATGGAGACTCGGCTCCTCCGTGATGCCCCAGATCTTTCTGTTCTGAAAGATCTTCTGA contains the following coding sequences:
- the PLA2G2C gene encoding putative inactive group IIC secretory phospholipase A2 isoform X2, yielding MKAFGVLVVFASCLMSPAHSSFWQFQRMVKHITGRSAFFSYYGYGCYCGLGGKGTPMDDTDRCCLAHDCCYGKLKQLGCQPVLNGYQFHIANGTVVCKCPLGPSVSCLCGLRACECDKQSAYCFRASLPTYEKNFKQLFSSRPRCGRRKLQC
- the PLA2G2C gene encoding putative inactive group IIC secretory phospholipase A2 isoform X3, which encodes MGPAGALSVLRATPPTSSSAPPLPSLPWSSAGRGRCDPGASDPLVSSGMKAFGVLVVFASCLMSPAHSSFWQFQRMVKHITGRSAFFSYYGYGCYCGLGGKGTPMDDTDRCCLAHDCCYGKLKQLGCQPVLNGYQFHIANGTVV